A single genomic interval of Spinacia oleracea cultivar Varoflay chromosome 6, BTI_SOV_V1, whole genome shotgun sequence harbors:
- the LOC110781714 gene encoding lon protease homolog 2, peroxisomal has translation MAEAVELPSRLGILAFRNKVLLPGAIIRIRCTSPSSVKLVEQELWQREEKGLIGIVPVRDASESASVAPVLYPGGGTDSGERNVKSQPGLSDSRKADGKSQQEAVHWHTRGVAARALHLSRGVEKPSGRVTYTVVLEGLCRFRVMELNSRGNYYTARISPLDITKADMEQAQQDPDFVSLARQFKVTAVELISVLEQKQKTGGRTKVLLETVPVHKLADIFVASFEISFEEQLCMLDSIDLKVRLSKATELVDRHLQSIRVAEKITQKVEGQLSKSQREFLLRQQMRAIKEELGDNDDDEDDVAVLERKMQSAGMPANIWKHAQRELRRLKKMQPQQPGYSSSRVYLELLADLPWQNATEEQKLDLRAAKERLDSDHYGLVKVKQRIIEYLAVRKLKPDARGPILCFVGPPGVGKTSLAASISAALGRKFIRISLGGVKDEADIRGHRRTYIGSMPGRLIDGIKRVGVSNPVMLLDEIDKTGSDVRGDPASALLEVLDPEQNKTFNDHYLNVPYDLSKVIFVATANKVQPIPPPLLDRMEVIELPGYTPEEKARIAMQYLIPRVMDQHGLSSEFLQISEDMVKLIIQRYTREAGVRNLERNLSALARAAAVKVAEQDNATAVSKDFHQFTSPVEESRLAEGAEVEMEVIPMGVDNREISNALQVMSPLIVDETMLENVLGPPRYDDRETAERVSNPGVSVGLVWTAFGGEVQFVEASVMAGKGELRLTGQLGDVIKESAQIALTWVRARAMELNLVATGEINLMEGRDIHIHFPAGAVPKDGPSAGVTLVTALVSLLSQKRMRADTAMTGEMTLRGLVLPVGGVKDKVLAAHRYGIKRVILPERNLKDLVEVPSAVLSNLEIIYAKRMEDVLEQAFEGGCPWRQRARL, from the exons ATGGCGGAAGCAGTGGAGTTGCCAAGTCGGCTCGGAATCCTCGCTTTCAGGAACAAAGTGTTGTTGCCTGGTGCTATTATTCGTATTCGCTGCACTTCTCCTAGCAG TGTAAAATTGGTGGAGCAAGAATTATGGCAGAGGGAAGAGAAAGGGCTAATTGGCATTGTTCCTGTCCGCGATGCATCGGAATCTGCATCAGTAGCACCTGTGTTGTATCCAG GTGGAGGGACAGATTCTGGGGAACGCAATGTGAAAAGTCAGCCTGGGTTGTCGGATTCTCGAAAGGCAGATGGGAAAAGTCAACAAGAGGCTGTTCATTGGCACACCAG GGGAGTGGCTGCTCGAGCCTTACACCTTTCAAGAGGGGTGGAGAAACCAAGTGGGAGGGTTACTTACACTGTAGTCCTTGAAGGCTTGTGCCGCTTTAGAGTGATGGAACTCAATAGCAGAGGCAATTATTATACTGCAAGAATTTCTCCTCTTGACATCACAAAAGCAG ATATGGAGCAAGCACAGCAGGACCCTGATTTTGTCTCATTAGCTCGCCAGTTCAAAGTGACTGCCGTGGAGCTCATCTCTGTTCTTGAGCAG AAACAAAAGACTGGTGGGAGGACAAAAGTTCTTTTGGAGACTGTCCCTGTACACAAACTGGCAGATATATTTGTTGCAAGCTTTGAAATAAGTTTCGAAGAACAGCTATGTATGTTGGACTCCATTGATCTTAAAGTTAGGCTTTCAAAAGCAACAGAATTGGTTGACAGACATTTGCAG TCAATTCGTGTAGCTGAGAAGATTACACAAAAAGTCGAGGGACAGTTGTCAAAATCGCAGAGAGAATTCCTTCTGAGGCAGCAG ATGAGAGCTATAAAAGAAGAGCTTGGAgacaatgatgatgatgaggatgatgttgctgttcttgaaaggaaaatgCAAAGTGCTGGAATGCCTGCAAATATTTGGAAGCATGCACAGAGGGAGTTAAG GAGACTTAAGAAGATGCAGCCTCAGCAACCTGGGTATAGCAGTTCACGTGTCTACTTGGAGCTTCTTGCTGATCTCCCTTGGCAGAATGCTACTGAAGAGCAAAAATTAGATCTTAGAGCAGCCAAGGAGCGTCTGGATAGTGACCATTATGGATTGGTCAAGGTCAAGCAACGTATCATCGAATATTTGGCTGTCCGCAAG CTTAAACCAGATGCAAGAGGTCCTATTTTGTGCTTTGTTGGCCCACCAGGTGTCGGGAAAACATCCTTGGCCGCATCCATTTCGGCTGCTTTAGGCAGAAAATTCATACGTATATCACTTGGTGGTGTGAAGGATGAAGCTGATATCCGAGGGCATAGGAGGACATACATTGGAAGCATGCCAGGTCGTCTCATTGATGGAATAAAG AGAGTGGGCGTCTCCAATCCTGTAATGCTGTTAGACGAGATTGACAAGACTGGCTCTGATGTCCGTGGGGATCCTGCTTCAGCATTGCTAGAAGTCCTTGATCCCGAACAGAACAAAACTTTCAACGACCA TTATTTAAATGTCCCATATGATCTATCCAAAGTAATCTTCGTGGCAACTGCAAATAAGGTGCAGCCTATCCCTCCTCCACTTTTGGATAGGATGGAAGTTATAGAGCTGCCTGGGTATACACCTGAAGAGAAAGCTAGAATTGCTATGCAGTATCTTATACCAAGAGTTATGGACCAACATGGATTGAGTTCTGAGTTTCTTCAAATTTCAGAG GATATGGTGAAACTCATTATCCAAAGATATACTAGAGAAGCGGGTGTACGGAATTTGGAAAGGAATTTGTCTGCCTTAGCTCGTGCAGCAGCTGTAAAAGTTGCTGAGCAAGATAATGCTACAGCTGTTAGTAAAGATTTCCATCAATTTACTTCGCCAGTAGAGGAAAGCAGACTTGCTGAAGGAGCTGAAGTTGAAATGGAGGTTATCCCAATGGGTGTTGACAATCGAGAAATTTCAAATGCATTGCAAGTTATGTCGCCTCTGATTGTGGATGAAACTATGCTTGAAAACGTTCTGGGA CCACCAAGGTATGATGACAGAGAAACTGCAGAACGAGTTTCAAATCCCGGGGTCTCTGTTGGGCTGGTGTGGACTGCTTTCGGTGGGGAAGTTCAATTTGTCGAGGCTAGTGTAATGGCGGGGAAAGGTGAACTACGTCTAACTGGACAACTTGGCGATGTTATTAAGGAGTCTGCACAAATAGCTCTTACCTGG GTGAGGGCGAGGGCCATGGAGCTGAACTTGGTTGCTACTGGTGAAATCAACTTAATGGAGGGGCGGGACATTCATATACATTTTCCTGCTGGGGCTGTTCCCAAGGATGGTCCATCAGCTGGCGTGACATTAGTAACAGCACTTGTCTCCTTATTAAGTCAAAAGAGAATGAGAGCTGATACAGCTATGACTGGGGAGATGACTTTGAGGGGCCTTGTGCTGCCTGTTGGTGGTGTTAAGGATAAG GTGCTGGCAGCACATCGGTATGGTATAAAGAGAGTCATATTGCCTGAGAGGAATTTAAAAGATTTGGTTGAAGTACCGTCAGCCGTTCTCTCTAATCTTGAG ATAATATACGCCAAGCGAATGGAAGACGTATTGGAACAAGCTTTTGAAGGCGGATGTCCATGGAGACAGCGTGCAAGGTTGTAA